CCTCTCGTTTCCCGATTGCTTCAACTCCATTCTAACCTTTCCTCCTGATTGGAGGCTTAACATTATTTATACCCTTACGCATACTCCCCTTTTCCATTGACAATGCCATTCTCCAAACGGTATAGTCACGAACACAGACCTTTTCGGAGGCGCCTGATGCAAAAAACCTGTCAAACCCTAATATTTTTCTGTCTCTGCTTTCACTGTTTCTCCAGCCCTGTCTCTGCCAACACCCTCGGCGGAAAATTTATTCTTTCCTTAAACCCCGGCCTGGCTTTTTTTGCCATGCAGGACATGAACACCAAGATCAATGATGAACAATCCGGGTTTATGGGCATCACCCCCTCGGAAAATCTCAGCACACTCTCGCTGGGGTTGGATTTGGGCAATGCTCTCCAGTACGGACTCAACGACAATCTTGTCCTGGGGATTGGATTTTCCTACCTATCGACCAATACCTCGGCGAAAGTAGGCGCAGGTCCTTTGTATCCTCCACAAGATGAGTATTATGAGATTAATGTCCCGGCTGTAGAATTAGGTCTTCTGGCAAAAGCCGCCTTTGCATTGACACCCACGCTGCTGCTAACAATCGGGGGCGAAGTCACCACCTTGGGACTGGCCGGTGCCGGCGAGACACTCGAGTCGCGCGGCACTGTAACCGGGCGGGTGTATTCTTCCACTGACCTGCATTACCAAGGCGCAACCTTCGGTTTCAAACTGATGACCGGAATTGATTTTTTTATCTGGGAATGGCTTTCGCTGGGCGTAGAAGGCGGCTACCGCCATGCCCGTTTTGAGGAAGTCCGTGCTGAAATTTCAGGCCGGGACGCAGCCTTGACCAATCAAGACGGTTCTCATTTTACGTTGGATTACAGCGGTGCCTTCATCCACTATACATTTAGATTTTATTTTTAAAAACCATCCACCAATCAGCACAAACAGAAAAAGCACTGATAAATTATAAAAGGTTTTTATGCGTTGGCGTGATTTTTCGACTGACAGGCTCGGAGGGGAAAATTTCATTTTGCTGATGTAAAAAATGTAGGTAGTCATTGAACGAACCTTGCGGGACAGCATTTATGCAGCGAACCGCCCTAAACGCGTTGCGCCTCTGAATATTTCGGGCATCTTCCAGCATTTCTTTTTTCATTGTTTTATCAAGCATGATGAATGCGCTCCAGTATCTCATTCAATTCCCCGGTTCGGCCAAACAGTTCGAAATATTCCTTGACCAAATCCATATCCATCTTTGACCGGTGTTTCTCCAGGATCATTTGCACATCCGCCATATCCTGAAACCATCGCCCCGGATCATTCGAACTGGCCTGAACCTTCAGCCCAATAAGATCCTCCGGCCGGAGTGCTTTGATCGTAAATTCACCGTCAAACACCGGATATTTTATTGCCCTTTTAAGCATCGCCAATGTATACCGGCGATGTGCCAACAAAAAATCAACACGCCCCGATTGCGAATGAGCTCCGACGAAATTAAGTACATCTTCACTCTCGTGAAGCAGCGAATAGCCTTTTTGATGCATGGTTGTTTTTATCATCAGGACTTTTTCTGCTAAAATCAACAAATCCACATCCTGGGTGCTCCGAACAATACCAACGGTTTCCATGGCGAGTCCGCCGATCAGTGCAAAATCCACATTTTCTTTTTCAAAAGCCACAATCAAATCACCCAGAATATTTTTAAAATCCATTGGTATCCTCACATCATTGATGTATAAAAGTATCATATTCTCCAGCGGTTCGCAATTCTGAAAAAACGGTTTGAAAAAGGGTAACTATGATGAAAGACAACCTTCTGTCAAAACGACTGATTTTTGCCGATTACTTCACATCACTGCATACGCGGGAAATTTCCGGTCATACCTGGAACTGGCGATATTACAACGGTGACAACGTACAATGGAGCGGCGACCTTTACGAATCCGTTGGTTCAGATCGTAAAGAAACTGCTGCGCCCTTTTATCCCCTCATCGGTCCTTATGACACACTGGACCCGATCGTTATGGAATACCACATCTTGCTTGCCAAAGCCGCCGGCATTGACGGTTTTCTATGTGAATACGACACACATCACAGCTTGGACCACGAAGTTGTCGTCCGCATGGCACAAATCGCCCGGAAACATGATTTCAAAATTGGCATTCATTGGATCCCGATTAATTTCACCAACCGGACACCCGGCCTTCGCGACCGCGTGAGTATGCTGGAAGCTGCCAAGACGTGTCTCGCCGCTATTTTCGATCAAGTCTATGCTGTCTCCGGCGCATGCATCAATGACCGGCCGCTCATTTTAATCTTTGGCATTCGCGCCTCTGATTACCTTCCGACGATTGTCAAAGATACTTTCTTTTCCGCCTCGGAAATCAATGCTCTGCGCGAAGCCTTCAAGGACAAACACCCTCTGTTTTTGGCACCGCATTTCCAGCCGGAACTGATTGAGTCTGTCGATGGATTCTATCCCTGGATTTTACCCTTGGGTTCCGAAATCCCTCCCAACAGCCCCTATGATAAGATCGGCGATCAAGCAGCGCAGCGGAAGCATTTGCATCATTTTTATTCTCATGTACAAAAAACAGTTGCTGAAAATCACCAAAAGCTATTTATGGCCGGGGTTTGGCCGGGGTTTGACGATCACAAGGGCAGGGCTTGGGGTGAAGACCTGGCGCGATATGTCCCGCGCGACAATGGCCGCATGCTTGCATTCACCTGGGAAATGGCTGAAGCGGCAAACGCTGAAACCATTCTACATGTCACCTGGAACGACTGGATTGAATCCACCATCATTGAACCCAGCCGCGAAATGGGTTATTCGGAATTGGAATCCACCCAGGAAAAAATCAATCAATGGAAAAACAGCCGCTTAGATCCCAACCGGCTAAAAAAAACGCAATCCCTTTACACTTGCCGCAAGCAACTAAACTATCTGCTGGCATCGGGCGCGCCCCCAAAAACCATTACGGACTTACATGCCCGCCTGGACAAAGCGGCTCAGGACTTCAGCCGCTTTGTCGACTCGCCCTTCAACGCGAAGCTGGAGAAAGTCACACAACAGCTGAGATCTCTGAACAAACACGTTACAGTACACAACACCGTTTGGCAATGGTCACCGGAAAATTCCCAACCGGACTTCACGCTGCATGCCTGTAATCACGGCATCGCCTTACAGCTAAAAAACCAGCACCTGCAAACAATGCCCCCTGGATTTTGGCAAGGACGAATAGCGGTCTCATTTCTTGACCAAGGAGACCACTTCCTGGCCGTCCGTCAGGGTACGCGTGATCACTGGGACAGCGCCCATGAAATTGCAAATTTCAAATTAAACGACACCTGCATAAACAGAGCCGTCGAAATGGATCTGATCCACTCCCGGTTGGCATCTGATCCCGGAAAAACTTTTTTCTTACTCAATGCCGGCCAACCTGTCCGTTGCAATGCGTTCACCCTTTCACTCTCCATTCACACCTTCCGTCCTTGAGATGATTGCTGTTTTTATTCTCCTGCCGCCTACGCGATAATAGTATAATAGCCGCCAGTGATATTGAATCAGGAGATCGACCCACGATGAAACGCATGCTTGCATTCCATTGTTACCTCTTCATTCTGGCCGCAGGCTGGCTGCCGCCGAATGCAGTCCACGCCGTAAAGATCCAGGATTTCACCTATCTTTATCAATGTGAAAACATCCGAAAAAATATCACCATGCACATTGAGTATGATGGAAACCGGGTCGAAATCACCTATTTCAATGAATTTGGTGATAAAGATATCACCGTTTTCAAAGACCGTATCCACCCGGTCAGTGCCGTCTATTTCAACCCCGACCGGGAACGCATCGGGCAAACAATTTATGATTATAAAAAAAAGAAAATTTTCATCCAGGGAGAAATGGATGCGGTCTATGATTTAATCGAACCGGTTTTTGACAACAACGGCGCAACTTTCTACCTGTTTAGCGTGTTCCATCCGGAACCGGAAAAAACCCTCACCTTCAGACTGGTCCAATCCAATTTAAGCCGGATCACGGACGGCTTCCAGAGGCTTTTAATCCGAAAACTGGTCGGACCTGTAACAATGCAATTAAAGCATCTCGGTCAGGAAACCATCACACTCCAAAACGAAGAGCACCTGACGGTAAAATACGAATTCTCTATCCGTGATAGCGGCACTTCGATATTTTGGTCTCACAAATATTTATTTTGGTACAGTCTGGAAAAAAACATCCTTCTCAAGCACCAAGGGATGAGCCAGGAAAAAAAATTAATTATTTATACACTGATTGAGTTCACAGAATGGGAACGGCCTAATCCACAACTACCGAGCTTATAACACCTATCGAAAAACCGCTTTTATTATTTCCGGATGATACACACCATTGCGTTCTGCATCTTTTTTCATCCATCCAATTTCCATCTTCGCAGGAATGGTATAACCGGAAAATTCTTTCTCAGCCGTCACGCCCAGGATGCCGTACGGATGTTCTGCCGGCGGCAGTTTACTGCTCAGGCTACCCCAACGTTGTAACTGCGCAGACAAGACCGCACCGGTTTCGGATATTTTTATTTCAAGTTCAAATAAATAATCATCAATCCGAAAAACCGCCAAGAGTAAATCCGCTTGAATCACAGACCATTTTACACCATACATCGGGAGCAAGGTCGAGGGCAGCCAAAGTCTCCCCAAAGCCGCACGGGCAACCGCAAAACGAGCATGGTCTGCTCCGTGTTTCACCCCGGCGGGCATGGCAAACAAACGCCACCAAAGCTTCCGGCTTGTTCCGGCAATATACAATTCATTACCCTGCCTGTGCCACAGTCCCTGCCCGGCATGCCCCTGCCAGACAAACGCCCTCCCGGTCAAAATTTCTTCCGCATTCATCGGCATCGTTTTTTTTCCGGCTGCCATTGCCAGACGGCCTTCCACTTGCAGTTCAGCAGATGCCGCCAACCGCGTTCCGGGCGCGATGGCATGTAAAAAATATTTTCGAACCGCTTCCGGGAGTTCCTGAATCAACTGTTCGGAAAAACACCCCTCCCCTTCAACCTTTTGAATGACCGTCCATATTTGTTCCACTTTTCGATTATCGAATATCCGCATCCCCCCCAGCACCACCAAAAGGGTTACTGCCAAAAGCATCAGTGAAAAAACAACCAAAAACATACCGAACTCCTTCCCTGCACCGCAAGCAGGTACCTGCCGTAACATCCCTGCTTCGCGAAGTAAAACCATTTACGGTTTGACCGGTTTGTCCCGCTCATGATCAACAATACAGAAAAAACCAAAAGCACTCTTGCTCTCATTACGCAATTGATGAACTGCAAAAGGCGGAACATAGGCCACATCAAACGGGCCGAGCACAAGAGTCTGTCCAGGCAGCTGGAGTACGCCCTCGCCTTGCACAGCGACAATGACATGTTCGTGCATATGTTTTTCCAGACTGGAATATCCGCCCGGTTCAATTTGAAAATAACGGAGATCAAATTTTGTCTGTTCCCCATTTTTGCCAATCAATTCCTGCCGGACAATGTTTGCAAAAGATGTTGTCGAATCGGTTTTGTAGTCTTCTGTTTCCCGTCCCTGCCAGGTAAAACCGCTCTGCCATTTCAGATATTCTAAAACCTTAGACTGGGTATCTGCTTTAGACCGTTCACCGGCCGAGGCCACCCCAGCGTCCGGTCCGGTTTCGTGTGCATCAAATTCACGATGAATCGTCTCCAAAAAATACCGGGTCGAAGATTCCAGATCATCGGAATGTTTAAGTAAAGCGCCGCCGATCAAGTAAACCGCATCCTGACCATATTGCGCCTTCATGGTATTAATGGATGCCAATGTCATCCCGCCGGCCGGTGCCGGCAATGCTGCCGGCATCGCACCCAGCGGACGCTTTAGCGCACCGCTGATTGCCTGACATTCTTGGGAGGTAAATCCAAAGCGGCCTCCGCTATTTGGAAAAACCGAGATGTCCGCCCCAAAAAGCCTAAACAACGTCCCCAATAAAACAGCCGGTGTCATGCCATGATGAGGGTCGTGAAAATGTGTGCCCGTGAAAGCCGGATGCGCCATCATTATTAGAGGATATTTTTTCGCCAAGTACCTGAAATTATCCGGACCAATCAAAAATGGGGAGAGCAACAAACCACGAACACCCTGACGAATCGCAAACGCAACCTGCTGCTCCATGTGTTCCAAATCACCTGACACATTGGGAAAATACAATGTCATTTTACCTGTCCGGACATTGGCCTCGGCAATTGCTGTCTGGCATCGTTCCACCCGCTCCTCAAACGGACAAAAATCATGGTCCGCCAATCCATGATCATCCTTAACTATATCACCGCCGCCCAAGGCAAATGCCCCGGCCATCGCTGCCAATTGTTTCGGTGTGCTCCCCAAAGGCTTCAACGCCGTCGCTGCCAGAGGTCGTCCCTGTACGCCTAAAAGTTTCCGAATGCCTTTTATGCCGAAATTGGGCCCATGAAATTTGGCAAGAAACGTTTCCGGAAAACGAACATCAATAATTTTAATGTAATTTTTCAAAGAAATATTCCCGAACAAAACATTGAGCAGTTGCGGTATCTGATACGCTGTGATTTCCTGAGCATAACCGATCACCGCGGTATAGCTCCCATTTTTTTGTGTCAACGGTGTTATTTCCAATAGTTTACCGACAATGTTTTCCTCAATGAACGGATCTAAGTCAACTTCTTTGGGAACTTCAACCGTTTGTTCCCGCGCAATGGCCCGGCAAATCGTCCTGATATCTTCTTGCGCCGGACATTTAATTGCATAAACAACCTGTATCATTTCAGACATTTGATCCATTCCAAATTAACGGTAAATTATTTGCCCGGGCAACAAACCGGACAGGGTCTATACTTTCCCTTTTTTGCATCTTTTAACTGCACCGGATAGCGGGTCTCATCTAATTTTTGACAATGCTCTAAATGATAACGTCGATCCTGATTGGAAATATAAACAATATAATCCTCAGACAATATACTTGGAGATGCCGCTTTGACGACTATCTTTTCATCTTCCGGCAGCGGTGCGCCCCACAATCCCAATTTCTCGCTTTGGGCCGCCTGTTCTGCGGTTTGAAATGAAGCCAAATGCTCAAACTGCGGGGTTTCAGTGACAAGTCCATAACCCATCCGTATAATCGCATAATTCACAAACAATTGATCGGACTCCCGATAAACCAAAGCCAACAAATTCTTCTCTGCATCCCGGGTGGGCTCCAGCGAATAAACAAGTACACGTTCATTGCGGACCATCTGTTCGGTAAACTGTTTGGCTTTTTCCCCGCGATAGACTTGCACTTCTCGGGTAAAGTGTTTCAAGTCTTTTCCCGGCCCTCGAATGGAATCCGTCGCACAAAAAGTATTGTTTGTCCCATCAACATTTAACTGCGCGCATTGCTTTTTATAGAGATCGCGTTTTTCGCTCGGCAGCTCATATCCGGTTTTTTTAATCCCCGCCAGGCGAACCGTCTCATCCATGCCGTTGGCTGAAACCACAATCGTATTCACATCAATCACACGATCAACCCGGGCACGAAAAGTATTTTCCATCCCTGCCATTTTAGGTTCCGGCGCTTTTTTTTCCGACGTCGCACACCCAAACATCATCAACAAAACCGCCCCGACAACAATATGCTGTATTCTCAATGAAACCATTTCATTCCCTCCAAGTTTAAAAAAAATTCCCCGATTGCTTTCCATGATAGCCTTTTTGGGGCACGAAACGCAAAACTTTTTTCCCTGGAGTAACTTCCACGGGAACCCTTCACCGGCATGCCGGTGTCTAATGAACACATGAATTTCGATAACCCCGGGAGGAAAACCATGGTCATCACGGAAGAAAAGAAAATATCAAATCCGACCAAACCACGGATTTATATCGACCTTGATTACACCGAGCCAAAAAAAACTACGATTGAATTTTCCGAATCTACAATTTTTTTAATACTTTTAATTGCCGGCCTGGCAGGATTGATTTATCTTTTTGTTTCCGGGTGACTTTGTTCCGATTCCGGCATACACAATGTACAAGGGGTATACCCTGCTTGACGTGCGCGATAAAACCGGACCGGAAAACGTCCCTGACGTAATTGCGTACAATAGTCACGGTGGTATTTCTTATCCAGCAAGGTCAAATAAACCGTGTCATCATCGTGCAAACCTGCTTGTAAATCCCCCGACCTCCCCTTCAGCTCACGCTTCTTCGGCGGCTTCATGCCCCAGAGCCCGACACCTTCCAGGCGCGCTTCACGTTCTCCATTCCGGAAAAGACGCTGATAGCGATAAGGCCGGCTTAGCTCCGCATGACCAAATCCCAAACGGATGATGGTATAATTCACAAAAAGACGGTCTGTTTCGCGGTAAAGATATCCCTCCCGAACAGCATCCCCCTCAGCTTTCCCGACAAATGCCACACGCACATCTTGGGCCATAATAAATTTTTCTAAAAAAGTTACCGCAGATTGGTGAAAAATCCCTTCCCGCAACGGATTGACATCCGCCGGAGACGCAACACCATGCAATTGAACAAGCTGTGAAGTATTCTCCATTTCAATTTCAATCTGATTGCCGGATACAATGCCCGTTACGCTGGCCAAGGGCAATTTCTTCTGTTCATCCTCTACGAATGACATTTCCTGAGCTGCGCCGGCCATCGACAGCAACAACAAAAAAACCACACCTACGATGATTGCAACCGCCTGTGGATATGCCTGTTTATATCCAACCATCTTCCACCGCCTCCAGCATGTACACAAATTCAGATAGGGGTAATTGCCGCAATCGTCTCACTTGTATCTTTTGTGACGCTGAATCATATCATAGGCGCGATTGAGTCTTTGGGTAAGCTCCTGCGCCCGTTGTTGCAATTCCTCACTGAGATGACTCACTTTGTCCGGATGGTTGGATGCAACACGCCCATGGTATGCACGGCGCAGTTCATCCCGTGAAGCGGAAGGCGCGACCCGCAAAAGTTTATACGCCCCTTGCAGGGTCAATGATTTTTTTAAGTCGCCTTCTCCGGGAAAGTCTGCTCGTTCCTGCCGCCGGGAACCGCCTTGCTCTGTGGTATGGCGGGCATTCAAAATTTTTCGCCACTGCCGCAAAACAATTGAGAGGTAAATCCCAAAGACAACCATGTCATCCAGCAATGTGGGATGCAGGTCCCAGGGCCAAATCAAATAGAGGACCACCAAAATAAACCAAAAGTACTTTTTAAAAAACACCATGACTACTCAACAACCGGTGTTGTAATTTCCAGCGTTTCCTGAAAGAGATAATATTTTTCAACCATATCCACGCCAGGCTCCAGGGGTTGAAGATAGATCATCTGTTTTTCTTTTTTGTCCAGCATCTCGATAACCGGATGGTTGGCATATCCTTTGTCTGCGCGGTAAGCATCCAGTGCCGGATAAACTTTGGCCAAACCAAAAACCGGCGTCAGTTTGGAACGATATGGAAAAATCGCCACCAAACACCGCTGCCTGGGAAAGGTCCTGACCAAGTACTGTTCCTGAATAGCTTGACGTGTTTCCTCGTCAGGTTCATCAATCACCCACCCTATGATATAGCGCAATAATTTCTCATCGGTCTGACGCGGATCATCAAAAAACATGGCCATCTCCAATTTACCTTTGATCCCATTTTCGGAAAGCCACAAGCGCACCGCACTGCCATAAAGCGATGCCTGCTGATATTCACCTTCCACTTTTTTAAAAACCAACGAATACGGTCCGATATCCCGCTCCTGAATTTCAGGTTTATCAAACATCCCGGCAATGCTGAGCGCAAAAAACAGGGCAATGCCGCCTAAGACAACCGTCGTGACTACGACCTTCCACATACTGACCTCCTCGTTAACGCATTCATCGACTGCTTATCCCTATCGGTATCGCCAGCTTGCCAAAAGGAGTCTCGCTCTCCAGT
The genomic region above belongs to bacterium and contains:
- a CDS encoding thermonuclease family protein, producing the protein MVSLRIQHIVVGAVLLMMFGCATSEKKAPEPKMAGMENTFRARVDRVIDVNTIVVSANGMDETVRLAGIKKTGYELPSEKRDLYKKQCAQLNVDGTNNTFCATDSIRGPGKDLKHFTREVQVYRGEKAKQFTEQMVRNERVLVYSLEPTRDAEKNLLALVYRESDQLFVNYAIIRMGYGLVTETPQFEHLASFQTAEQAAQSEKLGLWGAPLPEDEKIVVKAASPSILSEDYIVYISNQDRRYHLEHCQKLDETRYPVQLKDAKKGKYRPCPVCCPGK
- a CDS encoding DnaJ domain-containing protein produces the protein MVFFKKYFWFILVVLYLIWPWDLHPTLLDDMVVFGIYLSIVLRQWRKILNARHTTEQGGSRRQERADFPGEGDLKKSLTLQGAYKLLRVAPSASRDELRRAYHGRVASNHPDKVSHLSEELQQRAQELTQRLNRAYDMIQRHKRYK
- a CDS encoding cupin domain-containing protein, producing the protein MSEMIQVVYAIKCPAQEDIRTICRAIAREQTVEVPKEVDLDPFIEENIVGKLLEITPLTQKNGSYTAVIGYAQEITAYQIPQLLNVLFGNISLKNYIKIIDVRFPETFLAKFHGPNFGIKGIRKLLGVQGRPLAATALKPLGSTPKQLAAMAGAFALGGGDIVKDDHGLADHDFCPFEERVERCQTAIAEANVRTGKMTLYFPNVSGDLEHMEQQVAFAIRQGVRGLLLSPFLIGPDNFRYLAKKYPLIMMAHPAFTGTHFHDPHHGMTPAVLLGTLFRLFGADISVFPNSGGRFGFTSQECQAISGALKRPLGAMPAALPAPAGGMTLASINTMKAQYGQDAVYLIGGALLKHSDDLESSTRYFLETIHREFDAHETGPDAGVASAGERSKADTQSKVLEYLKWQSGFTWQGRETEDYKTDSTTSFANIVRQELIGKNGEQTKFDLRYFQIEPGGYSSLEKHMHEHVIVAVQGEGVLQLPGQTLVLGPFDVAYVPPFAVHQLRNESKSAFGFFCIVDHERDKPVKP
- a CDS encoding nucleotidyltransferase; the protein is MDFKNILGDLIVAFEKENVDFALIGGLAMETVGIVRSTQDVDLLILAEKVLMIKTTMHQKGYSLLHESEDVLNFVGAHSQSGRVDFLLAHRRYTLAMLKRAIKYPVFDGEFTIKALRPEDLIGLKVQASSNDPGRWFQDMADVQMILEKHRSKMDMDLVKEYFELFGRTGELNEILERIHHA
- a CDS encoding glycoside hydrolase family 99-like domain-containing protein, coding for MMKDNLLSKRLIFADYFTSLHTREISGHTWNWRYYNGDNVQWSGDLYESVGSDRKETAAPFYPLIGPYDTLDPIVMEYHILLAKAAGIDGFLCEYDTHHSLDHEVVVRMAQIARKHDFKIGIHWIPINFTNRTPGLRDRVSMLEAAKTCLAAIFDQVYAVSGACINDRPLILIFGIRASDYLPTIVKDTFFSASEINALREAFKDKHPLFLAPHFQPELIESVDGFYPWILPLGSEIPPNSPYDKIGDQAAQRKHLHHFYSHVQKTVAENHQKLFMAGVWPGFDDHKGRAWGEDLARYVPRDNGRMLAFTWEMAEAANAETILHVTWNDWIESTIIEPSREMGYSELESTQEKINQWKNSRLDPNRLKKTQSLYTCRKQLNYLLASGAPPKTITDLHARLDKAAQDFSRFVDSPFNAKLEKVTQQLRSLNKHVTVHNTVWQWSPENSQPDFTLHACNHGIALQLKNQHLQTMPPGFWQGRIAVSFLDQGDHFLAVRQGTRDHWDSAHEIANFKLNDTCINRAVEMDLIHSRLASDPGKTFFLLNAGQPVRCNAFTLSLSIHTFRP